A DNA window from Phragmites australis chromosome 11, lpPhrAust1.1, whole genome shotgun sequence contains the following coding sequences:
- the LOC133884972 gene encoding protein NRT1/ PTR FAMILY 3.1-like, with amino-acid sequence MAEDGRGKDKDAVVEKAVKREGGFRTMPFILANDFCDRLATVGFSTNLITYLTLQLHLPLVEASNLITNFNGTANLTPLIGGIIADSFAGRFWTITFGSIIYQLGMVCLTLSAALPSLHPPPCAKHAADCQRVSSSQIAVLYASLLFTSIGTGGTRPCIMAFGADQLELDAHGQRGAKPKWSFFNLYFFGVELAKLTAVTVVVYIQENVGWGWGLGVPTIAMLAAVIAFVSGYSLYIRMPPGGSPLVRLAQVATSAFKKRKAVVPDPSLLYEDKELDTGISTTGRLLHTDQLKFLDKAAIVMDGDVLPSGQPKLWRLSTVHRIEELKSIIRMLPIWAAGIILVTSASHNHSFAIQQARTMDRDITPHFKIPPASMLIFTNLAMLLTLAFYDRVLVRVFRRFTGRPNGITHLQRTGVGLTISMLSNAVAAVVERKRKSVAAASGLLDSPKATLPMSVFWLFPQYAIHGVANAFMDVGRMEFLYDQAPESMRSTAAALYWLTISMGSYLGTLLVTIVHVKTQRSGQWLQDNLNRGKLDNYYWLVVVLEVLNLIYYFVCVKYYTYKPLEMVSGEKGDELYNETGTKDAKKQGGSFK; translated from the exons atGGCTGAGGATGGCAGAGGAAAGGACAAGGATGCGGTGGTGGAGAAGGCGGTGAAGCGGGAGGGCGGGTTCAGGACCATGCCCTTCATTCTGG CGAACGACTTCTGCGACCGCCTCGCGACGGTTGGGTTCAGCACGAACCTGATCACGTACCTCACCCTGCAGCTGCACCTGCCGCTCGTCGAGGCCTCCAACTTGATCACCAACTTCAACGGCACCGCCAACCTCACCCCGCTCATTGGCGGTATCATTGCTGACTCCTTCGCCGGCCGCTTCTGGACCATCACGTTCGGCTCCATCATCTACCAGCTCGGCATGGTCTGCCTCACCCTCTCCGCTGCGCTCCCCTCTCTCCACCCGCCGCCCTGCGCTAAGCACGCCGCCGACTGCCAGCGCGTTTCGTCCTCGCAGATCGCTGTGCTCTACGCCTCGCTGCTCTTCACGTCCATCGGCACAGGGGGCACGCGCCCCTGCATCATGGCGTTCGGCGCCGACCAGCTCGAGCTGGACGCGCACGGGCAGCGGGGTGCCAAGCCCAAGTGGAGCTTCTTTAACCTCTACTTCTTCGGCGTCGAGCTCGCGAAGCTCACGGCCGTGACCGTCGTGGTGTACATCCAGGAGAACGTCGGGTGGGGGTgggggcttggcgtgcccaCGATCGCCATGCTCGCGGCGGTGATCGCCTTCGTGTCCGGTTACTCATTGTACATCAGGATGCCGCCAGGGGGCAGCCCCCTAGTCCGGCTGGCGCAGGTCGCTACTTCAGCGTTCAAGAAGCGGAAAGCCGTCGTGCCAGACCCGAGCCTCCTGTACGAGGACAAGGAGCTCGACACCGGCATCTCCACCACCGGACGTCTTCTCCACACCGATCAGCTAAA GTTCCTTGATAAGGCGGCCATAGTGATGGATGGCGACGTGCTGCCGTCCGGCCAGCCGAAGCTGTGGCGGCTGTCGACGGTGCACCGCATCGAGGAGCTCAAGTCGATCATCCGCATGTTGCCGATCTGGGCGGCTGGCATCATCCTGGTGACCTCAGCGTCGCACAACCACAGCTTCGCCATCCAGCAAGCCCGCACCATGGACCGCGACATCACACCGCACTTCAAGATCCCGCCGGCCTCCATGCTCATCTTCACCAACCTCGCCATGCTACTCACCCTGGCCTTCTACGATCGCGTGCTCGTCCGCGTGTTCCGCCGCTTCACCGGCCGGCCGAACGGCATCACCCACCTCCAGCGTACGGGCGTCGGATTGACCATATCCATGCTGTCCAACGCGGTGGCCGCGGTCGTCGAGCGGAAACGCAAATCCGTGGCCGCCGCGAGCGGACTGCTCGACTCCCCTAAGGCCACCCTGCCGATGAGCGTCTTCTGGCTTTTTCCGCAATACGCCATCCACGGCGTCGCCAACGCCTTCATGGACGTCGGTCGCATGGAGTTCCTCTACGACCAAGCGCCGGAGAGCATGCGGAGCACCGCGGCGGCGCTCTACTGGCTGACCATCTCGATGGGGAGCTACCTCGGCACGCTGCTGGTCACCATCGTGCATGTGAAGACGCAGCGAAGCGGGCAATGGCTCCAGGACAACCTCAACCGAGGGAAGCTAGATAACTACTACTGGCTCGTCGTGGTTCTGGAGGTGCTCAACCTCATCTACTACTTCGTCTGCGTCAAGTACTACACCTATAAACCATTGGAGATGGTCAGCGGAGAGAAGGGCGACGAGCTCTACAATGAAACTGGCACTAAGGACGCCAAGAAGCAGGGTGGAAGCTTCAAGTAG